The following is a genomic window from Patescibacteria group bacterium.
TTTCTATACTCTTTTCATCTAACTTCAATTACCAAATAGCTGCAAAAAGATTACTTCAATAATGAAGTGCTTCTTATACGATTAGGCAGACTATTAAGTTCGCATATTGAACCACTGTTTAGACCCTCCTCACACACAGGATAATTTCCCGGAGGAGTAAAGAGTGCTATATTATATTGTATGAGTAAAAACGCCATTGTTGCAGTTACGTTACTGATTGTTGTAGCATTTTTGGGATTTCTCCTTCTAAGAGATGGCACTGAGAATGTGACAAATGGCACACAACAAGTTACTCAAGTTGTTGATGATCCAAATAAGAATACACCAAAAAATGAAACAATGGTAAACGAAGACCCTGCCAATTCTTCTGACGATCTTGCGCAACCACCTGCCGAACCGCCACTGCCAGAAAAACCATCTGCTGCGACTGTTACATACTCAAACAGCGGATTCAGTCCGAGCACAGTTACTATTAGCAAAGGAGAAGCAGTTGAGTTTGTAAATGAGAGCGGTCGAAATATGTGGCCGAGTTCTAATTTTCATCCGACCCATTCCATATATCCAGAAAAAACTGATGCCGACTGCCTCGGTAGTGCATTTGATGTCTGTAGAAGAATTCCGAAAGGAGAATCGTGGACCTTTACATTTGACCACGTTGGTTCTTGGAAATACCATGACCACCTCAGTCCAGTGAAAACGGGAATCATTATCGTACAATAACCAATAATAATGAAAGAACGAGAATTCGTGATGTTTCTGCTTCGTTTAGGTGTTGCATTTGCATTTATATACCCAGCGGTTGCGGCATTTTTTGATCCAACTTCATGGATTGGATTCTTCCCAATTTTTATTCGAGACATGTTTCCAAATGAGATTATGCTCCTTTCCGTATTTGGTATTTCTAAGATCGCTATCGCGATTTGGATACTCTCAGGAAAACATATTTTCTTTCCGAGTGTCCTCGCTTCAATATATTTGATGCTTATCATTTTCTTCAATATACAAATTTTCGATGTGCTCTTTAGAGACGTATCTATCCTCTTTATGACGCTCGCACTAGCAACGCTTCACTATCGCGAACACAAACGTGCGTAGGGGGCATCTGGACGGCATAAGCCGTCTTTTTTGTATATACTGATACGCACAGACCATGACATTGGACGATACTATAGAAAAGCATTTTAACCGGCTTGGACACACGCACAAACAAGCACTTAAAAAACTCAATCTAGTAACTATTGGAGATCTTCTCTTTCACTATCCGTCTCGATACGAAAGTATTTCAGACACTAAACCAATAGCAGATTTGAAAAAAGGAGATACTGCTGTCCTGTATGGCAAAATACACTCGCTTAAAACCAAAAAAGCATTTAGAAAAAAGACTCCAATAGCCGAGGGTTTTATAGAAGACAGCACGGGAAAAATAAAAGTCATCTGGTTCCATCAGCCATACATTGCAAAGATGATTGAAAATGGCTCTCATGTAAAACTTGCCGGGAAAGTGACTGGAAGTGAAACAAGCCTGTATTTAGCAAATCCAGAAATTGCAGTAGTATCTGAAATTCCTTTAGACACCGGGGATTCTTTGTTTAAAAATAATGGGGATAAACAAAACAAACAAATGTTCTACCCTGTATATCCAGAAAGCAGAGGTATTACCTCAAGGTGGTTCTACCATGCAATAGTAAAGATGTTCACAAACGGTATACTCGATAGCATTGAAGACTTTGTTCCGCCTGCAATTTTAAAAAAATATAATTTACCGACACTCAAAACTGCACTCGTGTGGATTCATACGCCCAAAAAAACAGCGGACTGCATGTCAGCACGAAAACGGTTTGCATTTGAAGAAGTATTTTTTATCCAACTTGCAAAACAAAAGGAGCGGCATGAGTATGAGAAAAAATCTTCCTTTAAAATAAATGTAGATAGAAAAAAACTCGAAAACTTCACCGATAGATTCCCTTTCAAGATGACAAATGCTCAACAGAGAGCTGTCGATGAAATTCTGAATGATTTTAAGACACCCCTACCTATGTCTCGACTCTTAGAGGGCGATGTTGGCTCCGGTAAAACCGCAGTCGCCGCTTCCACAGTGTACTCGGTAACAACAACCAACCCCATGGGACAAGATTTCGGAAATCTCCAAACTGCATATATGGTGCCAACTGAAATTCTTGCAAAACAACATTTTGAATCATTTATATCGTATTTTTCCCACATGCCTATAAACATAGGGCTCATTACATCAAGCGGATGCAAGAAATTTCCATCTAAAGTAGACCCAGGTGGTGCTACAGACATCTCACGCTCACAACTTCTCAAGTGGGTAGAAAACGGCGAGATTCCAATCCTGATTGGCACCCATGCACTTATACAAAAATCGGTGAAATTCGAAAATCTCGCATATGTCATTATTGATGAACAGCACCGCTTCGGCACCGCGCAACGACAAAAACTTGCGAGAAAAGACAACATATCCCCTCACCTTCTATCTATGACTGCCACTCCGATACCACGAACACTCGCACTCACCATATACGGTGACCTTGACTTGACTCTGCTTGATGAAATGCCTCCCGGAAGAAAACCAGTTATCACTGAGACTGTGCTACAAGCTGGACGGGAGAAAATATATGAAAAAATCAGAAACGAATTAAAAAGTGGCAGACAAATGTATGTTATCTGTCCACGCATTGATGAGCCGGATCCAAAAAAGGAACTTGCCCTTAATGTAAAATCAGTAAAAGAAGAAGCAAAGCGGTTAAAGAAAGATGTTTTCCAAGAATATGAGATTGAAATCCTCCACAGTAAAATAAAGCCAAAAGAAAAAGATGAAATAATGGAGCGTTTTTTGAAAAAAGAAATTAATATACTGGTTGCAACATCGGTCGTTGAGGTCGGGGTCAATGTGCCTAATGCTACGGTTATTATTATAGAAGGAGCGGAGCGATTTGGTCTCGCACAGCTTCACCAGCTACGCGGACGTGTTCTGCGCAGTACTCACCAGTCTTACTGCTTTGTATTCGCAGACACCAAGGGCTCAAAAACGATAGAGCGACTCAAAGCACTTCAGGGTGCAAAAAATGGTTTTGAATTAGCTGAGTTTGACCTTTCAAATCGCGGCTCGGGAGAACTCTACGGCAGAAAACAATCAGGACTTTCCGACATAGCAATGGA
Proteins encoded in this region:
- the recG gene encoding ATP-dependent DNA helicase RecG, with the protein product MTLDDTIEKHFNRLGHTHKQALKKLNLVTIGDLLFHYPSRYESISDTKPIADLKKGDTAVLYGKIHSLKTKKAFRKKTPIAEGFIEDSTGKIKVIWFHQPYIAKMIENGSHVKLAGKVTGSETSLYLANPEIAVVSEIPLDTGDSLFKNNGDKQNKQMFYPVYPESRGITSRWFYHAIVKMFTNGILDSIEDFVPPAILKKYNLPTLKTALVWIHTPKKTADCMSARKRFAFEEVFFIQLAKQKERHEYEKKSSFKINVDRKKLENFTDRFPFKMTNAQQRAVDEILNDFKTPLPMSRLLEGDVGSGKTAVAASTVYSVTTTNPMGQDFGNLQTAYMVPTEILAKQHFESFISYFSHMPINIGLITSSGCKKFPSKVDPGGATDISRSQLLKWVENGEIPILIGTHALIQKSVKFENLAYVIIDEQHRFGTAQRQKLARKDNISPHLLSMTATPIPRTLALTIYGDLDLTLLDEMPPGRKPVITETVLQAGREKIYEKIRNELKSGRQMYVICPRIDEPDPKKELALNVKSVKEEAKRLKKDVFQEYEIEILHSKIKPKEKDEIMERFLKKEINILVATSVVEVGVNVPNATVIIIEGAERFGLAQLHQLRGRVLRSTHQSYCFVFADTKGSKTIERLKALQGAKNGFELAEFDLSNRGSGELYGRKQSGLSDIAMEAMKNIKMVEAARSEAQKLVAEDPDFKKHPQLQQEIKKREHSLHLE